From bacterium, one genomic window encodes:
- a CDS encoding amidohydrolase: MPDLKQRLLDEMRTWEIIDCHEHLPPESVRLGQPVDALTLFGHYTHNDLITAGMSRADYDRTQDHAVALRERWELVKPFWERIRFTGYARPILHALQRFYEADDLTDDTVEAVSERMAANNTPGLYERVMREACRIRLCLTQIGRVPEANRDLLVPILPLDSFARVPGLYEMGESASLQGVRTLADYLEVVQANLECAKRQGVVGLKMMSAVLPPEDPAAAEAAWTALRAGKEHDAAALAAFLKHRTLELAADGDLTVAVHCGIIWTNWQDFTTLHPRHMIPTILAHRRTRFDLYHAGIPWLREIGVIAKSYPNVWLNLCWCHIISPQMSMAALSEWLDLVPFSKILGFGGDYGKPVEKVYGHLQLALEDIATVLAGRVEQGWMTETQALQVAHAWLWDNPVELYRLTV, translated from the coding sequence ATGCCCGACCTCAAGCAGCGCCTGCTCGACGAGATGCGCACCTGGGAGATCATTGACTGCCATGAGCATCTGCCGCCCGAGAGCGTGCGCCTGGGGCAGCCTGTGGATGCCCTCACGCTCTTCGGCCACTACACCCACAACGACCTCATCACGGCCGGCATGAGCCGGGCCGACTATGACCGCACCCAGGACCACGCGGTCGCCCTGCGGGAGCGCTGGGAGCTGGTCAAGCCCTTCTGGGAGCGCATCCGGTTCACCGGATACGCACGGCCCATCCTACACGCCCTGCAGCGTTTCTACGAGGCCGATGACCTCACCGACGACACCGTCGAGGCCGTCAGCGAGCGGATGGCGGCTAACAACACGCCCGGCCTGTACGAGCGCGTCATGCGCGAGGCCTGCCGCATTCGCCTGTGTCTGACCCAGATCGGCCGCGTGCCCGAGGCGAACCGCGACCTGCTTGTGCCCATCCTGCCCCTGGACAGCTTCGCGCGCGTGCCGGGGCTCTACGAGATGGGGGAGAGCGCCAGTCTGCAAGGCGTCCGCACGCTGGCCGATTACCTGGAGGTCGTGCAGGCCAACCTGGAGTGCGCGAAGCGGCAGGGCGTGGTCGGCCTCAAGATGATGAGTGCGGTACTGCCGCCCGAGGACCCAGCCGCCGCCGAAGCTGCCTGGACCGCTCTGCGCGCGGGGAAGGAGCACGACGCGGCAGCGCTGGCGGCGTTCCTGAAGCACCGCACCCTCGAACTCGCCGCCGATGGGGACCTGACGGTCGCCGTGCACTGTGGCATCATCTGGACGAACTGGCAGGACTTCACGACGCTGCACCCGCGCCACATGATCCCCACGATCCTGGCCCACCGCCGCACGCGGTTCGACCTGTACCATGCCGGCATCCCGTGGCTGCGCGAGATCGGCGTCATCGCCAAGAGCTACCCGAACGTGTGGCTCAATCTGTGCTGGTGCCACATCATCTCCCCGCAGATGAGCATGGCGGCGCTGAGCGAGTGGCTCGACCTGGTCCCGTTCAGCAAGATCCTCGGCTTCGGGGGTGACTACGGCAAGCCCGTGGAGAAGGTGTACGGCCACCTCCAACTGGCGCTGGAGGACATCGCGACCGTGCTGGCCGGGCGTGTGGAGCAGGGCTGGATGACCGAGACCCAGGCCCTCCAGGTGGCCCATGCGTGGCTGTGGGACAACCCGGTGGAGCTGTACCGGTTGACGGTCTGA